The sequence below is a genomic window from Anaerolineae bacterium.
CAGCGAGGCGACAAGGTGCTCCTGGTTTCTTCGGCCCCCACGCTGCTTCTGGAAGCCATCGCCCGGCACATCGGCGCCGATGCGGTGGTGGGCACCCGCCCCGCCCTGAGCCACGGACGTTACACCGGCGGCATCGTGCCCCCCGTTTGCATTGGCCATACAAAGCGCACCCTCACTGAGCACACCCTCGCCGCCCTGGGCTGGGAGGTGGATTACGCTGCCAGTGCGGCCTATGCCGATTCCATCACCGATGTGCCTTTGTTGGAGATGGTGGGCTATCCCCACGCCGTTTATCCTGACGCAGCCTTGCGCGCCCTGGCCCGACAACGCCATTGGCCCATCATCGACGCCCAAGCAGGGTAACCGCGCCCTTTTTGGAGGACCTGTCCATGACCCAAGGAAAACCCATCTCCGCCACGGCGGCATGGGGTCTCATAGTGCTTGCCCTGATCCCCATGCTGGTCTTGCCGCCGAAAGCGGCAGACGACTTCAGCACCCTCTTGCTCCCCATCCTGGCCTGGGCCGCCG
It includes:
- a CDS encoding HAD-IB family phosphatase, with protein sequence QRGDKVLLVSSAPTLLLEAIARHIGADAVVGTRPALSHGRYTGGIVPPVCIGHTKRTLTEHTLAALGWEVDYAASAAYADSITDVPLLEMVGYPHAVYPDAALRALARQRHWPIIDAQAG